The Leptidea sinapis chromosome 33, ilLepSina1.1, whole genome shotgun sequence genome includes the window ttattgggttttgggataccgataacaatggaatccttccattgttcggggaacgcgctcttagacaatagaatattaaaaatggtaaccaataaagtaataagagtcgatggtaggattttaagaaccctattgtttatagtgtcgggccccggggccttcttggagtgaagctccttaataattagcttcacctcttcgtaagtggtgggttttattacatcgcctgaagggctcagagcggagcgacgttcaacttcacgatcatcttcgtcaacgtgtgtcgggtcggcatgtgcatttggagagcactgactctcgagactatcggcgaggcattcaaccttctcatcgtcatcgagcgccggctgcagtcctagtctatccaaaggaggcatgacagtgggcggctcctgtttgaacgcgcgaggcagtttccagaaagccacatgtgatggcttaaggttgccgagcaagcggtcccaacgttcgccgcggagttccgcgatacgttcccgtaccacccgctgtaggtagcggaggtggcgcctattctcgaccgaaggatacctatcgtaaagtctagtggctctgtgcttctgtgtgagtaggttcctgacctctggtggcaggtttaggcgatgcggttgcatcgtcggaacctgcctggagcaggccttgatcctattctgtatatgtgacgtcacatgagagatagcactgtgagccgtgtcgaccgagtcgatgacgtccggtataaggtcaaggtcgtcggacttgatagactcgagatcctttttcagccgttgccagtcgatcactgttttcgtcggtggttgaaagttaaccggtgggcctagatttaggacgacgggcaggtggtctgactctaattcgtgaaaaacttcgattgaatttacattgagcgttacgtttttaagtaacgcaacgtcttgtatgtcgggtcggtgcgcgacgttatccggataacgtgttggttcgtcgggtgctattactgaaaagttcagcgtgtctgtgagagagACTTAAGTGTCGAcagtgcggctgtatttataggacccggctcgtgttttcaattcatgttgtttttccaataatttcacatcacaatgtaattaaaGGATAATTtgtgaactaattttaactaaaattagttcattaaactgaattattctcgttttaataataggtgtgttgtagtatttgcgccgatatatacaTTTTGTcttcgagtcatggatatttaatgttattatatattttgatgtaAGTAAGTAAAGTTCTAGTTTGTTAGaaaagtatgtatataatattatcattaacgtCATTTATTAGTAAACTATTTACCTATACAGCTTCGTACGCCAAAACCAAATGGACTGTAAGCAAAAGAATGTGCGTTTCCATGATATAAGGGGTCAGTTTTCTCTGCTACCCATCGCTCCGGGATGTACTCTTTCGGCCGCGGATAGTGTTCTTCCAAATTTGATAGAAATTGATGTGAGAATGTGACATACatctgaaaaataataatactaattgcATATGGGTATGAAGTTAAGATAAGAAATTAGATTTATTGTTCCAGAAATAAGAGATTAGATTTTTTCATTAGCACAATACAGTTCAAAATATCATCGGAAATATTAGTTATTACTTGATACACAATTTTCTACTTACATCTTTGGGTATTTTATATCCCATTACGCTGTATTCCTTTGTGGTTTTTCTAAGATTTCCTCCAACAACGGGCATCATCCTCATCGCTTCTTTGAGACAGGCTTTCAAATAAGGTTTTCGTTCCATGCTTGAATTATTTATCTCGTCTCGAAGCTTATCTTGTTTTTCCTGATTTTTCGCCAAAAAATACAATGTGGCTATCATTGCATTTGCAGTCTGTAACAAAAACGAAATATCAACGAATAATTCATTCATTTCgtgttttttaaatgataacatCAAGAGAATCTTGTAATgaataattatgatatttttttctatcgTTGAAaacctaattttaatttttttatgtaagggGGGGGggaggagggcaaacgagcgtataGGTCACCTGATGTTTAGAGATCTCTTgaaacactagaggaatcacaggagcgttgccggccttttaaaaaagtgtacgcgcttttttgaaagtTTCTGTGTCgaattgtcctggaaacacaaGATCACtctatagtttggttgtacgtatGTCGTATgtacaatataaatgtaaaagttTTTAGTTCGCTATTATCGTTACCAAGTTAAGCAatatcacgggagtgttcccgatagctgtttcacctgattccagccgccgaattccaccctcgcacgacatgccacaagttaggaaaGGTTTCAaggcggttttcaagaagctttcttcgacgtactacaaagctgtggaatgagtttccttgtgcggtttttccaggacgataggacatgggtacgtaaaaaatgcgcgtacaccttcctgtaACGtccctgtgatttctctggaaTTTAacaaatgtgggcggcggtgaagcATGTAAgcataaaattgtttattatgaatttttattttttaaggtgGCAGTAGTAAAAACAGTTATGAGAGCCTGTTAATAGACAAATGGTCGggtggatatttttttttaatgattccgTACCCAAATACCCAAAGGGTAACAATATTACTATAATTAGTAGTATGGTTACCGTTTGGGTACGGAACTCCTAAAATCATGGTCTGAAATGGTAATTTTTGCAAAACAATCACATTTACTGACAGTATCAACTCCAGCAAACAGCATGTCACCAGCCATTATAGTTGCTACACGTTCATCAATCTCCAATAGTTTCTCCAGAACTCCCTTCTCATCTTTATTTTCTCCcaccttatttttattttgctctattgctttattaataaaatatttactcagaCTGAAACAAGCAAGAGCCCATAATAAATGATTAACACTAACAAACAAatcaacattaaatttattattgcgTTACTGGCTCAACATACTTCAATTGTTCTGCGTAACACTTCatagcttttttataattaggtGTTGCGATATATCTCCATAAACTTGGCCTGAAATCTAACTTTTCAGACATAACAAAAACATCGTGAACATTTTGAATGAGCCGTCTTGCTGGAGAATCATCAAGTAAACTGGGGTCAAGACAATTTAGACGACCACCTAGAGCTACCACACCTATAGATTCTAAGGCCCATAAGTTTACTTCCACGTCGAATTTTCCATCAATCATATTGTTATCATTGCGTTTTGATCTCCATCtgcaatatattatacatagtttTATGCCGTTGTTATACAACcatttttctaaaacaaaaaaaaaatatatgttgcaCTTACGTGAACAAAGCCAAAAAAGtagtttttagattttttttaatgaaaataagggacgagacgagcagaacgtttagctgatggtaattgatacgccctgcccattacaatgcaatgctgctcaggattcttgaaaaaccccaaaaattctgagtggcactacaattgcgctcgtcactttgagacataaattatatttcactagctacggaggatttaaagcatgggtatgAGTAcgagtatttatatttaatacgaatATTTACCTTTTGATCGTATCATCAGCtacttcatttaatatatttgtatacaattttatggtTTTAGGCTGCAGCAGTATCGGATTAACTGTGGATCTAAAACTTTTCCACAACTCTCCCTCACTGTAACAATAATGAATTAAAACGGttactaaaaaaatttaatcgtGCTTGCCCTCTGGTGTTAGAGGTCTTACCATTTGCTCTCTCTAGTAC containing:
- the LOC126974636 gene encoding cytochrome P450 CYP12A2-like isoform X5; the protein is MSFLIRPIDSGHVCVPEGELWKSFRSTVNPILLQPKTIKLYTNILNEVADDTIKRWRSKRNDNNMIDGKFDVEVNLWALESIGVVALGGRLNCLDPSLLDDSPARRLIQNVHDVFVMSEKLDFRPSLWRYIATPNYKKAMKCYAEQLNLSKYFINKAIEQNKNKVGENKDEKGVLEKLLEIDERVATIMAGDMLFAGVDTTANAMIATLYFLAKNQEKQDKLRDEINNSSMERKPYLKACLKEAMRMMPVVGGNLRKTTKEYSVMGYKIPKDMYVTFSHQFLSNLEEHYPRPKEYIPERWVAEKTDPLYHGNAHSFAYSPFGFGVRSCIGRRIAELEMEIFLEKVIKNFKIEWTGGPLKTHVAALNYIVGPFNFIFNDV
- the LOC126974636 gene encoding cytochrome P450 CYP12A2-like isoform X1, with product MQNLRKSIVNVGVRNKKFTRSIAVNSTITDPAENIQLKSWQEIPGPSSLPFIGQLFHFLPGGSLSDDLKIPETLYRTYGPIVRIDGILGSPPVIFFIDAETTGHILRSENWLPSRPGFHTLAHFRKMIKYKDTPHLPTGLLTDEGELWKSFRSTVNPILLQPKTIKLYTNILNEVADDTIKRWRSKRNDNNMIDGKFDVEVNLWALESIGVVALGGRLNCLDPSLLDDSPARRLIQNVHDVFVMSEKLDFRPSLWRYIATPNYKKAMKCYAEQLNLSKYFINKAIEQNKNKVGENKDEKGVLEKLLEIDERVATIMAGDMLFAGVDTTANAMIATLYFLAKNQEKQDKLRDEINNSSMERKPYLKACLKEAMRMMPVVGGNLRKTTKEYSVMGYKIPKDMYVTFSHQFLSNLEEHYPRPKEYIPERWVAEKTDPLYHGNAHSFAYSPFGFGVRSCIGRRIAELEMEIFLEKVIKNFKIEWTGGPLKTHVAALNYIVGPFNFIFNDV
- the LOC126974636 gene encoding cytochrome P450 CYP12A2-like isoform X2, yielding MLEFGIKNLQGSLSDDLKIPETLYRTYGPIVRIDGILGSPPVIFFIDAETTGHILRSENWLPSRPGFHTLAHFRKMIKYKDTPHLPTGLLTDEGELWKSFRSTVNPILLQPKTIKLYTNILNEVADDTIKRWRSKRNDNNMIDGKFDVEVNLWALESIGVVALGGRLNCLDPSLLDDSPARRLIQNVHDVFVMSEKLDFRPSLWRYIATPNYKKAMKCYAEQLNLSKYFINKAIEQNKNKVGENKDEKGVLEKLLEIDERVATIMAGDMLFAGVDTTANAMIATLYFLAKNQEKQDKLRDEINNSSMERKPYLKACLKEAMRMMPVVGGNLRKTTKEYSVMGYKIPKDMYVTFSHQFLSNLEEHYPRPKEYIPERWVAEKTDPLYHGNAHSFAYSPFGFGVRSCIGRRIAELEMEIFLEKVIKNFKIEWTGGPLKTHVAALNYIVGPFNFIFNDV
- the LOC126974636 gene encoding probable cytochrome P450 49a1 isoform X8; its protein translation is MIATLYFLAKNQEKQDKLRDEINNSSMERKPYLKACLKEAMRMMPVVGGNLRKTTKEYSVMGYKIPKDMYVTFSHQFLSNLEEHYPRPKEYIPERWVAEKTDPLYHGNAHSFAYSPFGFGVRSCIGRRIAELEMEIFLEKVIKNFKIEWTGGPLKTHVAALNYIVGPFNFIFNDV
- the LOC126974636 gene encoding cytochrome P450 CYP12A2-like isoform X7; amino-acid sequence: MIDGKFDVEVNLWALESIGVVALGGRLNCLDPSLLDDSPARRLIQNVHDVFVMSEKLDFRPSLWRYIATPNYKKAMKCYAEQLNLSKYFINKAIEQNKNKVGENKDEKGVLEKLLEIDERVATIMAGDMLFAGVDTTANAMIATLYFLAKNQEKQDKLRDEINNSSMERKPYLKACLKEAMRMMPVVGGNLRKTTKEYSVMGYKIPKDMYVTFSHQFLSNLEEHYPRPKEYIPERWVAEKTDPLYHGNAHSFAYSPFGFGVRSCIGRRIAELEMEIFLEKVIKNFKIEWTGGPLKTHVAALNYIVGPFNFIFNDV
- the LOC126974636 gene encoding cytochrome P450 CYP12A2-like isoform X4 codes for the protein MQNLRKSIVNVGVRNKKFTRSIAVNSTITDPAENIQLKSWQEIPGPSSLPFIGQLFHFLPGGSLSDDLKIPETLYRTYGPIVRIDGILGSPPVIFFIDAETTGHILRSENWLPSRPGFHTLAHFRKMIKYKDTPHLPTGLLTDEGELWKSFRSTVNPILLQPKTIKLYTNILNEVADDTIKRWRSKRNDNNMIDGKFDVEVNLWALESIGVVALGGRLNCLDPSLLDDSPARRLIQNVHDVFVMSEKLDFRPSLWRYIATPNYKKAMKCYAEQLNLSKYFINKAIEQNKNKVGENKDEKGVLEKLLEIDERVATIMAGDMLFAGVDTRNHRDVTGRCTRIFYVPMSYRPGKTAQGNSFHSFVVRRRKLLENRLETFPNLWHVVRGWNSAAGIRLQMQ
- the LOC126974636 gene encoding cytochrome P450 CYP12A2-like isoform X3 produces the protein MQNLRKSIVNVGVRNKKFTRSIAVNSTITDPAENIQLKSWQEIPGPSSLPFIGQLFHFLPGGSLSDDLKIPETLYRTYGPIVRIDGILGSPPVIFFIDAETTGHILRSENWLPSRPGFHTLAHFRKMIKYKDTPHLPTGLLTDEGELWKSFRSTVNPILLQPKTIKLYTNILNEVADDTIKRWRSKRNDNNMIDGKFDVEVNLWALESIGVVALGGRLNCLDPSLLDDSPARRLIQNVHDVFVMSEKLDFRPSLWRYIATPNYKKAMKCYAEQLNLSKYFINKAIEQNKNKVGENKDEKGVLEKLLEIDERVATIMAGDMLFAGVDTRNHRDVTGRCTRIFYVPMSYRPGKTAQGNSFHSFVVRRRKLLENRLETFPNLWHVVRGWNSAAGIRTIRHRNFQKSAYTFLKGRQRSCDSSSVSRDL
- the LOC126974636 gene encoding cytochrome P450 CYP12A2-like isoform X6 encodes the protein MQNLRKSIVNVGVRNKKFTRSIAVNSTITDPAENIQLKSWQEIPGPSSLPFIGQLFHFLPGGSLSDDLKIPETLYRTYGPIVRIDGILGSPPVIFFIDAETTGHILRSENWLPSRPGFHTLAHFRKMIKYKDTPHLPTGLLTDEGELWKSFRSTVNPILLQPKTIKLYTNILNEVADDTIKRWRSKRNDNNMIDGKFDVEVNLWALESIGVVALGGRLNCLDPSLLDDSPARRLIQNVHDVFVMSEKLDFRPSLWRYIATPNYKKAMKCYAEQLNLSKYFINKAIEQNKNKVGENKDEKGVLEKLLEIDERVATIMAGDMLFAGVDTDNSTQKLSKKRVHFFKRPATLL